TGGAAAGAACTAACAAGTATAAAGGTGAGGAAGAATTTCTCGGTAAAGGGGTGTCTTATTGTGGAGTGTGTGATGCAGCTTTTTTCAAAAATAGACCTGTTGCGGTTATAGGTGAGGATGATTACGCTTTGGAAGAAACGGAATTTATCGCTCGTTTTGCGAATAAAATATACCTCGTTGTACCTTCAAGCAGGATAAAAGCACCGCCTGAAATGATTGAAGAGATCCAATCACGCGAAAATGTTGAAATACTTTTGCATCACAGGGTATCGGAGATAGTGGGAACTTCTCTGGTTGAAGGTTTAAAGGTACAAAGTATAAATACAAAGGAAAACAAGTTACTTCAGGTTGATGGTGTCTTTATATTCTTAGGAGGGAACAAACCATCAGTAGATTTTCTTATGAATCAGGTGCAGATGACTGATGAACACTGCATAATGGTAAATGAGGAAATGATGACCTCAGTTCCCGGTGTGTTTGCTGCAGGTGATGTGCTTTGCACTAATATAAAGCAAGCAGTCATCGCCGCAGCAGATGGAGTAAAGGCTGCTCTTGCAGCAGATAAGTATCTCAATAAGAAAGCTAAAATCACTTCCCAGTGGTAAAAGTATTTTAAAAGAAAGCCCCCAGGAAGGGGGCAGTTAGGTCTTACACTCTGCGGATTATCCTTCTGAAGAATACAGCTACAGGTATAAAGAGCCAGGCGAGGATATTTATCGGAGGACTACCTGAAGACATGCTGCATCCACCGCCGCCTCCTATATGATCGAAGGTTGCAATGCATGTCTTATCTGCTGCAAAGAGTCTCACATTGCACGTGTCATTCATCCCACAGCTTTCACAATCACCACTCCAACCTTTGAACACAGAGCCTGCATCAGCTTTTGCCTTGAGCTGTATCACTATCAGAGATGGGAAATTTGCTATACAACTACCGCCACAATCTATACCTGGTGGATCGCTGGTAACGCTTCCACCGCCACTACCTTGTTTTTTTATGGTCAGTGCATAAGGAGGTCCACCACCTGCCACGTTGTTGAAAACTGCTTTACACTGTTTATCTGCATCCATAGTTAAATTACAAGTTGGATTGTTTGCACATACGGAACAATCTCCAAGCCAAGCACTGAAGATAGAACCCGCATCCGGCACAGCAGACAAAGTTACGTTACTACCAGCAGGAAAGTCCGCAGAACAGTTGGTTCCACAATTTATACCTTCAGGACTGCTATATATCTGACCTGATCCTGTACCTGCCTTAGAAAGAGAAAGCTTGTGCGTAGCAGAGGGCTGTCCGCCACTGCTGGGAGGCTGTCCTCCACCACCACCTCCTCCACCTCCACCACCTCCTCCTCCACCGGAGGTGTTAAAGGTGGCTGTACATGCCTTGTTAGCATCCATAGTGAGACTGCATCCTGGAGCTGTTCCACAGCTTGAGCAGTCACCACCCCATCCCGCAAAGGTAGAGCCTAGGTCAGGTGTAGCAACGAGGGATATAGTTCCCAAAAGCCCTATAAAGGTTGCACTGCACTGAGTTCCACACTGTATGCCACCCGGAGGAATAACTATGCTTACCAGTCCTGTTTGACTTGATACAAAACCGCTTCCGCTTCCCTGCTTGGTAACAGAAACCGTTATAACATCAAGAAGACCCTTAGGTTGTGCAGAATAAACTTCTGAAGAGGAAAAGAGAGCCAGAAAGGCTCCCACAAAAAGGTAAAAAAGCTT
The Hydrogenobacter sp. genome window above contains:
- the trxB gene encoding thioredoxin-disulfide reductase → MELTLDFTTDKVYDVIVIGAGPAGSSAAIYTSRAGLSTLVLYRAEADGALGVTQQIENYPGIRGPISGYELLKLMREHAKAFGAEFVRGKVIATDLLNEIKKVYTIDGREFKGRAVIIASGAMERTNKYKGEEEFLGKGVSYCGVCDAAFFKNRPVAVIGEDDYALEETEFIARFANKIYLVVPSSRIKAPPEMIEEIQSRENVEILLHHRVSEIVGTSLVEGLKVQSINTKENKLLQVDGVFIFLGGNKPSVDFLMNQVQMTDEHCIMVNEEMMTSVPGVFAAGDVLCTNIKQAVIAAADGVKAALAADKYLNKKAKITSQW